AGGTGAACGTTTACCTTATGTAGACGGCGTTAAAGTGAGCTTTCTTGACAATAAGGCGAGTGAGTTTATGGAATTCAGGCAAGGGAATCTTCATTTCATTAATGATATTGATGCTTCGTTTAAAGATGAAGTGCTGAATAAAAAAGGAGAGTTGCGCAGTGAATGGAAAGATAAAGTTGTGCTCAATAAAAATCCATATCTCAATATTGAATACATCGGAATACTGGTTGATTCAACGAATCCATTGGTGAAGAATTCTCCATTGCGGTTGAAAGCAATCCGGCAGGCGATCAATTATGGATTTGATCGAAGAAAAATGATGCTGTACCTGCGTAACTCCATTGGTACTGCTGCTGAAAGTGGCTTTGTGCCAACAGGTTTGCCCAGCTTTGATTCAACCATTGTAAAAGGTTATTCGTATGATCCTGAAAAAGCAAAAGCATTGTTGCAGCAAGCTGGTTTTAATTCTATGAAAGATGTGCCGGAGATAAAACTGCTCACTATTCCTATCTATGCAGATCTTGGCAGTTATATTGCCCGCCAGTTGCAGGATATTGGGTTGAATGTAAAAGTGGAAGCTGTGCAGAAAAGTTTATTGCTTACGCAAACATCAAAAAGTGAAGCATTGTTTTTTCGTGCGAGCTGGATTGCTGATTATCCTGATGCAGAAAATTACCTGAGTGTGTTCTATGGAAAAAATCCTGCACCACCCAATTATACCCGATATAAAAATGCAGCGTATGATGCGTTGTATGAACAATCAACAAGAGAACCAAACGATTCTATCCGTTACAAACTATACCAGCAAATGGATCAAATGCTTATGAACGACGCACCGATTGTTCCGTTGTGGTATGACATGGTGATTCATCTTGTGCAACCAACGGTAAAAGGGTTTAAACCAAATGCGTTAAACTGGTTAGAACTGCGAAGAGTCAAGTTGAAGTAAATCCAGTTCTAAAGTTCTAAGTTCTGAGTTGCTGATTGAAGTTTCTTCTTATTTTTTGGATATTGGATTTTCGCTTGTGCCTTGTTCCTTAACTTTTTCTTTTCTTATCCTTAAACACTTTTTCAAACTTATCCAGTTTGGGTTTAATCACATAGTAGCAATAAGGATTTGAATTCTTGTTGAGATTGTAATAATTCTGGTGATAGTTTTCTGCTTCGCTGTAGTTTTTGTAAGCTTCAACAGTTGTAACAATAGGAGCGCTGAAAGCACCACTCTTGTTTAATTCCTCTTTATATTTTTCTGCTTTTGCCTTTTGTTCTGCATTATGATAAAACACTGCACTACGGTACTGCGGACCAACATCATTTCCCTGGCGGTTTAACGTTGTAGGGTCATGTGTTTGCCAGAAAATTTCCAGTAATTCATCAAATGAAATTTTCTTAGGATCAAATACGATCTGTGCAACTTCTGCATGACCGGTGGTTTTTGTGTTCACCTGCTCATACGTTGGGTTTTTAACATGTCCGCCGCAGTAACCACTCGTTACTTTTAACACACCTTCCACTTGTTGAAAAACAGCTTCTACGCACCAGAAACAACCTGCGCCAAAAGTGGCTGTATCAGTAACAGCTCCTTCATTGCCTGTGCTTCCTGCAAAGGCAACACTTGATAAATTATCGCTCATAGTTTTATTATTCGGTTCACTTGTAACACAGGAAAAAAAATGAAACGATCCGGTTACAGTGAAAATGCTCAAAAGTAATTTACTCCACATATCGTTCTCGTTTTTTGCAATATGCAATGTACGTGCAAAATTGTGCCAGAGGTTTTCACCGGCATGTAGTACAGACGACAATTTAAGGATTTTAGAATCGCTTTAACGTTTCCTTTTAAGATTAGCCTTCTTTTGCTATCTTCAAATTAAACAGTGTTGACTTACCAGCTTTTTACTAATGGATAAGAATACAATTATTACTTTACTCATATTAGCCACACTTGGTATATCATGGAGCATCGTTTATCTGATGATTATTTACCGTTCCTTTAAAGATCAAATGTGCGGTATGCCGTCAATTGTATTGGCCTTTAATATGTTTTGGGAATTTTTGTACTCGTTTGTTTTTTTGAACGAAGGGCAACAAATTCAAATATGGGTCAACAGGGTTTGGTTCTTGTTTGATGTTGTTATTTTTATCTCTTTCATAATGTACGGGGCCAGGGGTTGGCAAACAGAGAAGCGCCGGTTTTTTGTACCGTATGTGTTGTTTACTTTAATTTCTGCTTTTAGCATACTCTATTTAATGCAGTTAGATTTTGGCGAAAAAGCAATTACATATTCAGCCTTTCTCATTAATGTGCTGATGTCTGCCTCTTTTATTGATCTGTTATTGAAACACGAGGATTTAAAGGGACAATCCTTTGGCATTGCCTTTTTTAAAATGCTGGGCACACTTGCGGCAACCATTGTGTTATTTCAACGATATAGCCAGCTTTTGCAATTGCTGGGTATTTTATGTTTTGTGTTAGACCTTATCTATATCTTCATGATTGCTGACCTATACAAAAAAGCAAACCTTCACCTGGTAACCCGCCGTGTAAAAGTCTGATTATTTTATGTAATTCATTTCTCCGGCTTTAATTGCCACAGCCAGATCGTTTTCTTTTGGTGGAATGGGACAATTGTAGCCAGTAGTGTAAGCGCAATAAGGATTGTAGGCTTTGTTAAAATCGATCACATAAGTATTGTTACTAATGTCAGAAATATTCAGATCAATATAACGGCCGCCTCCGTACGTTTCTCTGCCCGATGTAAAATCGGTGAAGGGAATAAATAAATGTTCCTTGTATTTTTCAGAACTCATGAGTGAGCGTGATTGATAGATATGCAGTGTAACTGCTGTATCGTGAATGCTGAAACGGATAATTCCATACACACGGTATTGTTGTTTGGTATTTCCAGATGTACTCATCATAAACCATGGGCTGTTTTCTTTTCGCACAAAAACAGCGGTAATGCGGTATTGCTGCTGCACGGGGTAAAACTTCATTTTTTGCTTGTCGTTGCCCGTTACCACTTCATGATCGGTAACATATTTTTTCAAGAATAGGTTGAGTGAATCTTCATAGCTGATTTGTGCAAATGCAAAAAAGGGAAAGGAAATAAGAAACAGGAAGCATAGTTTCATAAGTGGCATTATTTAAGGCAATTTAAGAAACCGGTCGGAAAACTGAACAAAAGATAGTTGCTGCCGTGGGCATTGTGGCAAAAGAGTGCGACGCAAGGAACGCTGAATAGATTTACCTTTGCCGGCAACAAAAAAGTGGTTTTCTGTGATTAAATTTTTTCCCGATTCGGCCCTCGTGCAGTTGGAGTTTGATAAAGTGAAGGCGTTGTTACATGAGCATTGCAAAACGGAGTATGCAAAAAACAAGGCAGAGGAGCTTCGTATACATACAAAAAAGGAATATATAAAACTTGAGTTGCAGCAGAGTTATGAGTTTATGCTGTTGCTGCAGCAGGGACAGTATTTTCCAACCGATTATATTCTCAATCTTTCACGTGAACTGAAATTATTATCGATACCCGGTGCGGTGTTAACGGAAGAACAATTGGTGCAGATCCGCAAGCTTACTGTTAATGCACAAAGTATTTTTCGTTGGTTTGATGCAGAACGCAGACTGGCTTATCCTGCCTTAACAGAGGTGATTGAAGGAACCTATTATGAAAAAGTAATTCTTGAACTGATCAATGATGTGCTGGATGATAGTGGAGTGGTGAAAGATGATGCGAGTGAAGAGTTGGGTAATATCCGCATGAGTTTATACCGCAAACGAAATGAATTACGCAGGGAGTTTGAAAAAGTGTTGAAGCGTTTACAGAAGCAGGGTTATGTTGCTGATATTGAAGAGTCGTTTTTAAGTGGCAGGAGAGTGGTAGCGCTGTTTGCAGAACAGAAGCGACAAGTGAAAGGTATTTTACATGGCGAAAGTGAAACAAGGAGAACGGTGTTTGTTGAACCTGAAGAAACGATTGAACTCAACAATGATATTTTCAGTTTAGAGAATGAAGAGCGCAGGGAAGTATATCGTATACTGAGGCAACTGACTGAACAACTTTCAGTTTATGCATCCTTACTTACAACTTACCACGGCATTTTAGGCGAATACGATTTCATTAGAGCCAAAGCGAAGTTGGGTGTTGACATGCAGGCGAATTTTCCAATGCTTACAGATAAGGCAGTGATTGATCTAAGAGAAGCATATCATCCGTTATTGCTGTTGTACAATAAGAAAAATCAAAAGCCAACAATACCAACAAATATCCGCCTTGATGAAAAGAGCAGGATATTAGTGATCTCCGGACCAAACGCCGGTGGTAAAACCGTTACCATGAAAACAGTTGGGCTCATGCAATTGATGGTGCAGAGTGGTTTGCTTGTGCCGGTGCATCCTGATAGTGAATTCGGCATTTTTAAACAGGTGATGATCCATATTGGTGATACACAAAGCATCGAATATGATTTGAGTACATACAGCAGTCATTTGCTGCACATGAAACATTTCATGGAGACAGCAAACGGACGAACATTATTTTTCATAGATGAATTGGGCAGTGGCAGTGATCCGAATCTTGGAGGTGCATTTGCAGAAGTGATCTTACAGGAATTGGTGAAAAAGCATTCGCTTGGCATTGTTACCACGCACTATCTCAACCTGAAAGTAATGGCGAACCATACGCCGGGTATTGTAAACGGTGCCATGAGTTTTGATGAAAAGAGTTTGCAGCCGTTGTATAAACTGATATTCGGTAAGCCAGGCAGTTCATACACCTTTGCTATTGCAGAACGTATTGGATTAAGCAAGCAATTGATCGATCGTGCAAGAGCACTGGTGGATGAAGATCATTTCAGGTTAGATAAATTGTTAAATACGGCTGAAAGCGATCTCCGCCAAATTGAAAAGAAAGAAAAGGAGCTGCATCGTTTGCTGAAAGAAAATGAACGGTTAAAAAAGGAAATGGAGCAGGTGATCAATAAAGAAAAACATCAGCAGCAGGTTGAATTGTTGAAGCAGCAGAATAAGATCACGGAAGACCGCATTGCTTATCTTAAGGATATGGATCGCAAACTGAAAGCTATAGTGCAGGAGTGGAGGAGAAGTGATAATAAGGCTGAGGTAATGAAGCAGATCAATGCCTTGCTGTTTGATCAGAAACAAAAACAGGTGGCTGAGAAAAAAGATAAAAAGCTCAACGAAAAGTTTAAAGAAGTGGGTGGTGAGATCAAACCGGGCGTTAAAGTAAAGATGATGAAAAACCGCCA
The DNA window shown above is from Lacibacter sp. H375 and carries:
- a CDS encoding ABC transporter substrate-binding protein yields the protein MRCLLQLRQYRITHYSLFIIHLAILLSCGKAKKNEQNIFRYNEVSGISSLDPAFAKSQSVIWATHQLYNTLVETDDQLHIVPSLAKSWGVSDDRLQITFYLRNDVFFHDHAAFPNGKGRKMTASDVVYSFQRLMDKNTASPGAWIFNNRVDAASGFTAVDDTTFRITLLRPFVQILGVLSNVYCSIVPKEVVEKYGPDFRRNPCGTGPFQFKAWEEGQALILVKNKNYFEKDSAGERLPYVDGVKVSFLDNKASEFMEFRQGNLHFINDIDASFKDEVLNKKGELRSEWKDKVVLNKNPYLNIEYIGILVDSTNPLVKNSPLRLKAIRQAINYGFDRRKMMLYLRNSIGTAAESGFVPTGLPSFDSTIVKGYSYDPEKAKALLQQAGFNSMKDVPEIKLLTIPIYADLGSYIARQLQDIGLNVKVEAVQKSLLLTQTSKSEALFFRASWIADYPDAENYLSVFYGKNPAPPNYTRYKNAAYDALYEQSTREPNDSIRYKLYQQMDQMLMNDAPIVPLWYDMVIHLVQPTVKGFKPNALNWLELRRVKLK
- a CDS encoding endonuclease MutS2, whose amino-acid sequence is MKFFPDSALVQLEFDKVKALLHEHCKTEYAKNKAEELRIHTKKEYIKLELQQSYEFMLLLQQGQYFPTDYILNLSRELKLLSIPGAVLTEEQLVQIRKLTVNAQSIFRWFDAERRLAYPALTEVIEGTYYEKVILELINDVLDDSGVVKDDASEELGNIRMSLYRKRNELRREFEKVLKRLQKQGYVADIEESFLSGRRVVALFAEQKRQVKGILHGESETRRTVFVEPEETIELNNDIFSLENEERREVYRILRQLTEQLSVYASLLTTYHGILGEYDFIRAKAKLGVDMQANFPMLTDKAVIDLREAYHPLLLLYNKKNQKPTIPTNIRLDEKSRILVISGPNAGGKTVTMKTVGLMQLMVQSGLLVPVHPDSEFGIFKQVMIHIGDTQSIEYDLSTYSSHLLHMKHFMETANGRTLFFIDELGSGSDPNLGGAFAEVILQELVKKHSLGIVTTHYLNLKVMANHTPGIVNGAMSFDEKSLQPLYKLIFGKPGSSYTFAIAERIGLSKQLIDRARALVDEDHFRLDKLLNTAESDLRQIEKKEKELHRLLKENERLKKEMEQVINKEKHQQQVELLKQQNKITEDRIAYLKDMDRKLKAIVQEWRRSDNKAEVMKQINALLFDQKQKQVAEKKDKKLNEKFKEVGGEIKPGVKVKMMKNRQVGIVKELRGKNAVVQLGAIPITVSLNDLVVVVDKVEEA
- a CDS encoding DUF1684 domain-containing protein; protein product: MKLCFLFLISFPFFAFAQISYEDSLNLFLKKYVTDHEVVTGNDKQKMKFYPVQQQYRITAVFVRKENSPWFMMSTSGNTKQQYRVYGIIRFSIHDTAVTLHIYQSRSLMSSEKYKEHLFIPFTDFTSGRETYGGGRYIDLNISDISNNTYVIDFNKAYNPYCAYTTGYNCPIPPKENDLAVAIKAGEMNYIK
- the msrA gene encoding peptide-methionine (S)-S-oxide reductase MsrA, with the translated sequence MSSVLHAGENLWHNFARTLHIAKNENDMWSKLLLSIFTVTGSFHFFSCVTSEPNNKTMSDNLSSVAFAGSTGNEGAVTDTATFGAGCFWCVEAVFQQVEGVLKVTSGYCGGHVKNPTYEQVNTKTTGHAEVAQIVFDPKKISFDELLEIFWQTHDPTTLNRQGNDVGPQYRSAVFYHNAEQKAKAEKYKEELNKSGAFSAPIVTTVEAYKNYSEAENYHQNYYNLNKNSNPYCYYVIKPKLDKFEKVFKDKKRKS
- a CDS encoding transmembrane-type terpene cyclase, translating into MDKNTIITLLILATLGISWSIVYLMIIYRSFKDQMCGMPSIVLAFNMFWEFLYSFVFLNEGQQIQIWVNRVWFLFDVVIFISFIMYGARGWQTEKRRFFVPYVLFTLISAFSILYLMQLDFGEKAITYSAFLINVLMSASFIDLLLKHEDLKGQSFGIAFFKMLGTLAATIVLFQRYSQLLQLLGILCFVLDLIYIFMIADLYKKANLHLVTRRVKV